In Helianthus annuus cultivar XRQ/B chromosome 9, HanXRQr2.0-SUNRISE, whole genome shotgun sequence, the following are encoded in one genomic region:
- the LOC110877940 gene encoding protein FIZZY-RELATED 3, whose amino-acid sequence MDSNQRRKSGINLPAGMSETSLRLNTRSGSPSPLIRTLSSPSPRTMSPRTISNLSASPSSKSTGACSDRFIPCRSSSRLHTFGLPDKPSPVKEGVAGANNEAYTRLLRCELFGTDFGFSSPAGGTKGSSPVGSPNRNMLRFKTDSSGQNSPYSGSILGQDSGLGSESVTPPKPPRKVPKAPHKVLDAPSLQDDFYLNLVDWSSQNVLAVGLGSCVYLWTATTSKVTKLCDLGPNDGVCSVQWTREGSYISVGTSLGKVQVWDGTQCKKVRTMGGHQTRTGVLAWSSRILSSGSRDRNILQHDLRVPSDYISKLVGHKSEVCGLKWSHDDRELASGGNDNQLLVWNQHSAQPLLKLTEHTAAVKAIAWSPHQSNLLVSGGGTADRCIRFWNTANGNQLNHVDTGSQVCNLAWSKNVNELVSTHGYSQNQIMVWKYPTLSKVATLTGHTMRVLYLAMSPDGQTIVTGAGDETLRFWNVFPSVKSPAAVRDSGLWSLGRTQIR is encoded by the exons ATGGATTCGAATCAAAGACGAAAGAGCGGGATCAATCTCCCCGCCGGAATGTCCGAAACCTCTCTCCGTCTCAACACCCGCTCCGGTTCCCCATCCCCATTGATCCGAACCCTCTCATCTCCCTCTCCTCGAACAATGTCGCCTCGAACCATCTCCAACTTATCCGCTTCCCCTTCCTCCAAATCCACCGGCGCCTGCAGCGATCGCTTCATCCCCTGCAGATCATCTTCCAGGCTCCACACATTCGGGTTACCCGATAAGCCATCACCTGTTAAAGAAGGCGTTGCTGGAGCTAACAACGAAGCGTATACGAGGTTGTTAAGGTGTGAATTGTTTGGTACTGATTTCGGGTTTTCTTCTCCTGCAGGTGGGACTAAAGGGTCGTCCCCGGTGGGTAGTCCGAACAGGAATATGCTGCGGTTCAAGACGGATAGCTCGGGTCAGAATTCCCCTTATTCAGGTTCAATTTTGGGGCAGGATAGTGGGTTGGGTTCTGAGTCTGTGACTCCTCCCAAGCCTCCTCGCAAGGTCCCCAAAGCACCTCATAAG GTTTTGGATGCACCATCACTTCAAGATGACTTCTACTTGAACCTTGTGGACTGGTCATCACAGAATGTACTTGCAGTTGGATTGGGCAGCTGTGTTTATTTATGGACTGCAACAACCAGCAAA GTTACCAAGTTGTGTGATTTGGGGCCAAACGATGGCGTCTGCTCTGTTCAATGGACCCGCGAAGGGTCTTATATATCGGTCGGTACTAGTCTTGGAAAAGTTCAG GTTTGGGATGGGACACAATGCAAAAAGGTTCGGACCATGGGCGGACACCAAACACGAACCGGTGTGTTGGCATGGAGCTCGCGAATATTATCCTCGGGTAGCAGAGATCGTAACATACTGCAACATGATCTTCGAGTTCCAAGTGACTACATTAGCAAGCTTGTCGGCCATAAGTCAGAG GTTTGTGGGCTCAAATGGTCACATGATGATAGAGAACTAGCATCTGGTGGAAATGACAATCAGCTTTTAGTATGGAACCAGCACTCTGCGCAACCGCTTCTGAAACTGACTGAGCACACAGCCGCAGTGAAAGCGATTGCATGGTCACCTCACCAGAGCAATCTTCTGGTCTCTGGTGGCGGTACTGCTGACCGCTGCATTCGCTTTTGGAACACCGCCAATGGGAACCAACTGAACCATGTTGACACCGGGAGCCAGGTGTGTAATCTTGCATGGAGCAAGAATGTGAATGAATTGGTTAGCACTCATGGGTACTCACAGAATCAAattatggtttggaaatatccaACGTTGTCTAAG gtCGCGACTCTGACTGGACACACCATGAGAGTACTGTATCTAGCAATGTCACCCGATGGTCAGACAATAGTGACGGGCGCTGGGGATGAAACGTTGAGGTTTTGGAA